The following nucleotide sequence is from Cyclopterus lumpus isolate fCycLum1 chromosome 20, fCycLum1.pri, whole genome shotgun sequence.
ACAAAAGAGAGGATTCCTCGTGCTGTGCATTTCACCTGGTGCTCtaaatattttaaacacattatCCTGGAACAATAAACacctttttgtgtgtgggggcctgaggagagaaaaaaaaaataatttcatggACAAATTTTCAACGAGAAAGAACCTTTTGTAGGTGAAATAATtatgtaataatgaaaatgttttaagCATTTCACCTACAGTTCAACACACTTTGGGGACATTAACATCTTGGTTCTCTCATCGTGGAGCCTGACGAAAAGGGAAGAACAAAAATCTTATTaaaattgctttttaaaaaaaaggtctgcGATGAGCCGGTCAgcgttcccagtgttcccagcgTTGTATTCACCTCTCTCCCAGTGCAGCGGTGGCGGCTCATCGTCCTCGTCTCTGGACCTGTGGTACATCGCTTTCCTCTGAGAACTCGTCTCTGCACAGCGGACACGGAGGGGAACAGAAGCACCAGGGAAGTAGCAGAAGCAatgaaatcattattattattttttttaaatcaatatgttGTGTCAAATAGTGGATATCTGTAATAAACAGCCACGTAATGAACAGCCAGCGGGTCATTATTGTGAGCACTGTTAGGGCTattagcaccgttagcttccGGCTGGCCGTCATAGATTTGCACCTTTCAAGATAACTGATTTTGACAAATTACATCTTCTCGGTTCTGCAATTacctgaaaataataaatatatatagaaaataagAGATTTGAGTAATGTGCTGCATCCAGAAAAActctatatattattttatttatttcaagtaatttattcattttcaaatcTCTGAAATGGAGCCTCAAGTCTGCTCTAACTTGGCCACGAGATTCTAATAAAGCCGTGTGAGCTCCATTTAATTCTTTAGAGTTGCACAATGATCGGTGAACCTTGTCGCTGCAGAAGGTTCGCCGGTCTCCTCCTGGGAATCACGTCACCGTCTCCCCACCTGCTTTGGTCCGACGTGGTCACATCTTCTCTGCAGAGTCCGTCTGAGAAAGAGTTCACGCGCACACATTTTCGTACACGTGCCCCGTCAACGCGGCatagaaaaggaaaaaactAAAGTGACTTACCCGTACACGTCCTGCACTGCAGCTCGCCGCCGGCCGTCTCTCCGGCCTCACCGCCAGCCGGCGCCTGCTTGCAAACCTCCCGCCCTTCCTCCTGGGTCGCCGGGTCGGACGGCTCTTTGCATTGGCCTCTTTTGTGCCAGGGTTTCGGCGTGCCATGTCTCGGTGGGACGCCGTGGAGCTTCCTGGGTGCAGAATGCTTCCTCACGACCACTCTGAGCGGCTGCTCGCACCCTCTCACGTacctgctctcctcctcggAGTCTCCTTCCTGGTCCCTGAACATCTTGCCGCTGTGGCCTTTGCTCCTTCCGGCGCTTTTCGCCAGGCTTTTCCCGCAGCAGGCGCACATGAACCTCTTCGAGCCGGGCAGCCACACTTCCTCCACGGCGTCGGCGGCTTGCGGGGACCCGCTCAAGGCCTCCGAAAGCCTCCGGCCCGCGTACAGGCGTTTGGGGAAAAGGTCAGCGTCGTCCAGATCGGTGGAGAACATCTCGTCTCTGGAGGACAGCTCGTCCAGAGACGGACTGAGGACGCTCATCCGCTCGTGGGTGGTCTGCATGGACAGGTAGTTGTAGTAGTACGGCGCCGTCGGGGAGGAGAGGCGAGCGGCTCCGGCGTCTCCTGGGGTCAAAACGCTCTCAAAAGGCAGCTTGAGGATCTGATAGCTTGAATCAGACTTTGAGACTTTGTCGCCACTTTTAGCATCTTTAAGCGCCGGATGACTGGAGgtaaaagaagatgaagaggaggaggaagaagaagaagaagaagacgacggtAAGATTGAATCCACCCTCCGCTTCAGGAGCTCTTCGGCGTCACATTTGGGAACACTTGCGTCGGCCGCCGAGATATCTGACTTGATATCCGCGACCTCCGGGAGGAAGTGTTCGCCGTCCGCCGCGGGCGTCTGCCGCTCCAGCTCGGGATTCTCTTCGTGAACGGAAGAGCTGTCGAGCGGCAACTCCTCTTCCAGAGCCGCCGACCAGCATCCCCGAGGGCTCAGGCCGCCTAAGCTCCTTTGGCTGGACTCCCCGTCGTACACCGCCGCCGTGGAGTCGCCGAAGGTCACAGCCGGGGACTCCGGATGGCCGCCgatgtcgtcgtcgtcgttggGCGCCGGAGGCCGGACGTGACCCTGCGCTTCGCTTTTCTTCTCTTCCGCTGGAGAAAACATCCCAGAGGACTGCGAGGCGACGCCAGAGTCGAGTTCTCGCTCGGCGCCCTGCAGCTCGGTGGATCGGATCTTATCCAGGCATTCGATGAGTTTGGTTATGGCGTCGCTGGGGTCGGTCTGGGCCTCCGAGCAGGCCGTCTCCCGACGCCCGtaaggctgctgctgctgctgatgctgttgttgttgctgctgatgttgttgttgctgctgttgttgatgatgttgttgctgctgctgctgatgatgatgatgctgctgctgaagatGATACTGCTGCATGTCATTCCAGGTGGGAGCGTGGAAGCGGGGCTCAAACATCCGCCTGTAATCCATGGGATAGATCGGGGCTTGTGGGAAAACAAACCCCGGATACTGCATGTACTGGTACGGCTGCATGCAGGGACGGCCGAAGTTAAGACCTGGGAGAGAAAACCAAACGGGGGAGATTCCAGGGAATCAATACTGGTGGTAAAGTAGTGGTACTACATGCATCCAAAGTGTAGAGTTACTTGCACttaacttgagtatttccatctTCTGCTACTTTCTGATTCTACTGCACTTCATCTCTCAGAGGTAAAAGCACTCCATGTTAAAATGTGGGGTAGGAGTATGTAAATAAGTTAAAATAAGCCCCAAcaattaaagtgatgaacacatcaataattataatacaataatttaaaaattaaCTTACCGTTGGTACTTTTAGTAAAGTTTCAtgtaatacttttacttcagacTTTGAATTTTAACACTtgtatattattacttttaccAAAAGGTCTGATCACTGAGTTTATTTCCACCAATGAGATGAAaaaccaataaaataaaaagatgctGCAAGTCATTAAAATGAAGCCTTTATCGCCAAATAATGTCGAATTTATAAAACTTGGTCAAAATGTTGACTCAGCATCTCGAAATAATGAGATTTCGAGATGCCATGTCAATATTTTAAgattctttatatatttttaaatactgaAATGGCCGGATCTTCTTATAAAGATATAAGCAtctcaatatattttttttttagatgcttACATATTATTAGGagatggttttttttaaaaattaaaaaaaatatcatcaCAGTGgcagaaatgggcttccatgcctcttccaccactgctgggtcaacaacaacaacaacaacaacaacaagcagcgTGGTACCTCCAGGCACGCCGTAGTGGCTGTAGGGGTTGTTCATCTGCCACTGCTGGGAGAGGTAGTACGGCTGAGACGGCGGCTGCACGTAGAAGAAAGGTCGGGGGTGTTGAGCTCGTTGTTGTCCGTTCCCAAATGAGTGTGGTTGTTTACTTCCATCTGCAGGAAGCGGCGCTTATTCAATAAAGTATACTTTCCCAGCAAAATACACGCCATTGTGTTTGCAAAGCACGTGTCCTTACCGTccattgtttttctctctcacgTGCTCGCTTCAACGTGtggggaataaaataaaataaatactgcagCGGGATGAAAACAAGCGAATAAACATCCCCCGGGGTTCGTAAAAATTAAAGGCGAGTTTTTTTTAACGGTCAACTTTTGTTTATTCGTCGATAAACAAATAGAAGTAGAGacgcgctcgctctctctctctctctctctctttcaggtgCACGTGAGGTTCTGCTTACAAGAGCCGAGGCCGCTCCGCTAATGAGGCGAATAGGAAACACCTGCTGCACGCGGACAAATGAGCTCTTGGTTCAATAGTGTCTGTTCGGAGCTCTTGGGCAACTTCCCCAATGACGGAAAGCAACAACACGACCGGAATGGGGACATGTTGGCTGCATTAGTGtatcataaaaccattaaaataataataatactatgcTTCAAGTCACCAAATAACACACAAGTGAATTGCACTTTTTCTTatacagtaaaaacaaatactTTCGCGGCCATATTTATGAAGAAGAATCCCAAATACATACTGTGAAATGACAAACATGACAGTAAATCCataaatttatatttttaatgaagGAGAAAAGATGTGGGCTACTACATTCAGGACCTCCTATTTATTTTATGgtggagattttttttattttcaaatattttcaattaattttcCTGCAAACATCTGATAAAATGTACAATGCATATATATGTGCAGACACTcggctgatttaaaaaaaatattaattgtagTTTACAAAAAATCTAAATTACTTCCCATATTTATTAACTGGGGGATGAATTACACTTTCAGTCAATTTTACTTCCCAACTTAAATGTCTAAATCCTTAGAATACACCCAACAATCTAAAATAACAATAGCTATCATTAAAcgaatatatacaatatatgcaatgccaaaaaaacaaacagtttcaCATTATAGATCATAAATATAAACAGGTTAACAGTAAGGATCTTGCTGggttgcaaaaatatataaGTATGTACATTATCTAAGAGGTATAGATAACTCCAGGTGTGCATGGTTAATACAGAagtattgttatttatatatatatatatatatatatatatatatatataaatatatatatatatatatgtatatatagtggTCAATTAGAGGAAAAGTGTCGTCTTTAAACAGTATGGGGAAATAATTCtcatccatctttttgttttatatatatgtataatgacCCCAAAAATCGcaacatatacatttaaatatgtaatctAAAGCACTGTTTTCACTGGTCCAGTtgtgtctccgtctctccgccagatgtcgctgtttcctctctcACCCCGGGGCCGGACCTCCTGCTACGGGCGCATGCGCAGTATACTCATATGGCCTCTAGTCTTTTTCAGGCGCTTACGATGCGCAGAGAGCTCGTCCTCTGCTCGGCGCTTCAACGCAACCGTTTGACGTCCAAACTCGGCTCGCGGAACTCTCTGGCCGACGGGG
It contains:
- the buc gene encoding bucky ball, translated to MDDGSKQPHSFGNGQQRAQHPRPFFYVQPPSQPYYLSQQWQMNNPYSHYGVPGGLNFGRPCMQPYQYMQYPGFVFPQAPIYPMDYRRMFEPRFHAPTWNDMQQYQQHQQQQQPYGRRETACSEAQTDPSDAITKLIECLDKIRSTELQGAERELDSGVASQSSGMFSPAEEKKSEAQGHVRPPAPNDDDDIGGHPESPAVTFGDSTAAVYDGESSQRSLGGLSPRGCWSAALEEELPLDSSSVHEENPELERQTPAADGEHFLPEVADIKSDISAADASVPKCDAEELLKRRVDSILPSSSSSSSSSSSSSSFTSSHPALKDAKSGDKVSKSDSSYQILKLPFESVLTPGDAGAARLSSPTAPYYYNYLSMQTTHERMSVLSPSLDELSSRDEMFSTDLDDADLFPKRLYAGRRLSEALSGSPQAADAVEEVWLPGSKRFMCACCGKSLAKSAGRSKGHSGKMFRDQEGDSEEESRYVRGCEQPLRVVVRKHSAPRKLHGVPPRHGTPKPWHKRGQCKEPSDPATQEEGREVCKQAPAGGEAGETAGGELQCRTCTDGLCREDVTTSDQSRWGDGDVIPRRRPANLLQRQETSSQRKAMYHRSRDEDDEPPPLHWERGSTMREPRC